The window CTACATCTCGTCTGACATGCCGGTTTCTGCATTCAAGAAAGTGAACTCACGCGCCATTCTGGATTTGCAAGCTGAAGTAAAGCATCTCAAGAATATTTATATTCGAAAAGATAAAACAAACAAAGAGCATTCAAGAATGCCCTTTCTCCAAGTTTGGTTTTTGCTATCCAACTGTTCTTTCCTCAGGTGGGTACTGCAAACCACCCAAGAATTTCCAAACTAAACTTCGGCTGAAAAAACTACTAAACAACCGTTTATTCTAAAATCTTAGCCCAATTTACGACTGTTTTAATCGGTTCCAACCGTTTTAAATGAATTGAGGGTATCCCTCAGCAAGCCAAACTTTGAGTTTTATTCATAACAACCTGACCAAATTGTTGTTATTGCCTATTGCACCCGTTTCAAACTCACTTAATCAGGTCACGGTTTGAAACTGTCCATTTATGAAGTGTATTACTTCCTCTGTAGAGATTTAATTTTACAGATACGACTTCGGTAATTTTCTCTGATTTTTCAGTCACAAAAAGTAATTCGGCAATTTCTTTTGAACTTTTAGTTTCAGAAACCAATCTGGGCGTATTCAATTCAGCTTTTGTCAATGAAGAAAGAGCCTCACGAATGGCTCCCATTTTTGAGTAAAATTTCGGCGATTGTCTAAAAATGTAGAAGTTTTTACTGACAAAATCGATTTTTAATACATTTTCAATGCAGTCCACTGATTTCCAGAGACGAATCTTCTTTGAGAATAAGAACCTTTGGCACCACGATCAAAAGCTTCATTAAAAAAGTTCATCAATGTGCATGGTGAGAATAACAGGCTTTACCTGAAGCTGTTGTTCTTGAATAAAATCAAGCACATCAATTCCCGATTTTTCAGGCATATCAATATCCAAAACACCAATATCAACACATTTTCAGACAGCGTATTTGTAAAGCTGCATTCCCATCTACCGCTTCAAAATTTCACAGTCTGAATGGAATCGCTGATCAAGCAGCAAGACCTTTACGAAAAATCAGGTGATCATCTACAAGCAACAGTCTAACCAAAATGCTATTTTAATTCTATTTTTTCATTACTGCTTTAAAACCTTTTTAGGCTTTCCAAATTTAATTGTTCCATGGAGGTAATTCAAAATTTTGTTGTATACTTCTTAATCCAACAGAAGAATCACTTGATTTCCATTTTTCTTTATCAAATCCTTTACCATTATCTTGATAAATTATGGTAAAGCTCATTATCATCCAGAATGGCTTCAATTTTAAGCTGAGTTACCTCTGAATGTTTGATTGTATTAGTGGTTAATTCCACAATTATTCTATAAATACGCAAACTTTGATGCGAGTTCAGTTTGCAATTTATCCAAATCTTCAACTCAGTGGTGATAAATAATCAGAGGTATTTCAACTTCAGTCAATCTGTTTTCAATGGCTTTTTAAACCCAGCCGTTTGAGTTCAGGCGGAATCAATGATCTAGATATAAGCGCGGAATTTCTTCAATCAAATCACTAAAGTTTTGATCAATTTGTGAGTGATCATTCATTACTGTCAGTTCCTTTGTTGACTTTATTTTAAGTATGATCAAACTTTGTCCAATACCATCATGCAAATCGCGAGCAATGCGTCCTCTCTCCTCTTCCAATTTATTGACGATGGTATGAGAAAATTCTCGTTCACTTTTTTGTTTCTGCCGATAATAGTAAATGAGAATAGCAGACAAAATCAAAACAAACACAGCAATTATAAAAAATAAACGTTGCCTGAACTGCGCCATATCCAGTTCTTGTTGTTTGAGTTGCAATACTAATTTGTTGCGTTCTCTCAGTTGCTGATTTCTCTTTTTAAGAATTAAATTGAAGTTGC of the Crocinitomicaceae bacterium genome contains:
- a CDS encoding response regulator transcription factor yields the protein MGAIREALSSLTKAELNTPRLVSETKSSKEIAELLFVTEKSEKITEVVSVKLNLYRGSNTLHKWTVSNRDLIK
- a CDS encoding response regulator transcription factor, which codes for MPEKSGIDVLDFIQEQQLQVKPVILTMHIDELF